One Mesorhizobium sp. L-2-11 genomic region harbors:
- a CDS encoding circularly permuted type 2 ATP-grasp protein: MAKGNNQEIIGRPHNLLEHYQPIDGVVDEMVDASGNPRPVWKDFIEALEDLGPEKLAQRFARADQYLRDAGVYYRLYDQAGANEREWPLAHVPVLIEEQEWAAISAGLVQRAELFEETIADIYGANHLVEKGILPAGLIAASPEYLRPVVGTRPASGHFLHFCAFELGRGPDGRWWVLGDRTQAPSGAGFALENRVATTRALSDIYGEMHVHRLAGFFRRFRDALNGMAKASGGRVAILTPGPLNETYYEHAYIARYLGIMLLEGEDLTVSGGRLMVRTVSGLAPVSVLWRRLDAAFADPLELRPDSQIGTPGLVEAIRRGAVSAVNALGSGLMETRALFAFLPKISRELRNEELLLPSVATWWCGRDADRDHVLANLDRMVIGPALSTRLAFEDDDCTRLGSALVAGERAELIARIERDGGAFVGQEAVTLSTTPVYVGGRLEPRPAALRVYLARTPEGWTVMPGGFARVGFSLDPTAIAMQRGGQAADVWVVSDRPVERETLLPQEHDSFIRTSPGSLPSRAAENLTWLGRYIERSEDTVRILRAYHVRLAEASDPDMPLLADIRDHLEPFGIDVAAAIPPGLIATLDSAVYSAGQIRDRFSPDGWLALNDLSKTIHQFATTVAPGDDATRAMTVILRKLAGFSGLLHENMYRFTGWRFLEIGRRLERGIQIARTLARLTGAAAPEGALDMMLEIGDSVMTHRRQYPVQAGRRTVIDLLVLDPLNPRSILFQLERLKAEIALLPSIGGEGHMSQAAKEILQLNTAIAIKEPADMTAQALDDLASEIGGLYNSLAKAYFG; encoded by the coding sequence ATGGCAAAGGGGAATAACCAGGAAATAATCGGCAGGCCGCATAATTTGCTGGAGCACTACCAGCCGATCGACGGCGTCGTCGACGAGATGGTCGATGCATCAGGCAATCCCCGTCCGGTCTGGAAGGACTTCATCGAGGCGCTGGAAGATCTGGGGCCTGAAAAGCTCGCCCAGCGTTTTGCTCGCGCCGACCAGTATCTGCGCGACGCCGGCGTCTACTACCGTCTCTACGATCAGGCCGGCGCCAATGAGCGCGAATGGCCGCTGGCGCATGTGCCTGTCCTGATAGAGGAGCAGGAATGGGCCGCGATCAGTGCCGGCCTGGTTCAGCGGGCCGAACTGTTCGAGGAGACGATTGCCGATATCTACGGGGCGAACCACCTGGTCGAGAAAGGCATCCTGCCGGCAGGGCTGATCGCGGCCAGCCCGGAATATTTGCGCCCCGTCGTCGGCACCAGGCCGGCCAGCGGCCATTTCCTGCATTTCTGCGCGTTCGAGCTCGGCCGTGGACCGGATGGCCGCTGGTGGGTGCTGGGTGACCGCACGCAGGCGCCGTCGGGCGCCGGCTTTGCGCTGGAAAATCGCGTCGCCACCACGCGTGCGTTGTCCGACATTTATGGCGAGATGCACGTGCACCGCCTTGCCGGCTTCTTCCGTCGCTTTCGCGACGCGCTGAACGGCATGGCCAAGGCATCAGGCGGCCGTGTCGCCATCCTGACGCCGGGGCCACTCAACGAAACCTATTACGAGCATGCCTATATCGCCCGCTATCTCGGCATCATGCTGCTCGAAGGCGAGGATCTGACCGTGTCCGGCGGTAGATTGATGGTGCGCACGGTTTCCGGGCTGGCGCCGGTCAGCGTGCTGTGGCGGCGGCTCGACGCCGCCTTCGCCGATCCGCTGGAGCTGCGGCCGGATTCGCAGATCGGCACGCCAGGGCTGGTCGAGGCGATCCGCCGGGGAGCCGTGTCAGCCGTTAACGCGCTCGGCTCCGGGCTGATGGAAACGCGGGCGCTGTTCGCCTTCCTGCCAAAAATTTCGCGCGAATTGCGCAATGAGGAGCTTCTCTTGCCGAGCGTCGCGACATGGTGGTGTGGCCGGGACGCCGACCGTGACCATGTGCTGGCCAACCTCGACCGCATGGTGATCGGTCCGGCGTTGTCGACGCGGCTTGCCTTCGAGGATGACGATTGCACCAGGCTGGGCTCGGCGCTGGTTGCCGGGGAACGGGCCGAACTGATAGCCCGGATCGAACGGGACGGCGGCGCCTTCGTCGGACAGGAAGCGGTAACGCTTTCGACCACGCCAGTCTATGTCGGCGGTCGGCTTGAGCCGCGTCCGGCAGCCCTGCGCGTCTATCTGGCGCGAACGCCGGAAGGCTGGACGGTGATGCCCGGCGGCTTTGCCCGTGTCGGCTTTTCGCTCGATCCGACGGCAATCGCCATGCAGCGCGGCGGCCAGGCTGCGGATGTATGGGTGGTCAGCGACAGGCCGGTGGAGCGCGAGACGCTGCTGCCGCAGGAGCACGACAGTTTTATCCGCACCTCGCCAGGCAGCCTGCCCAGCCGCGCGGCGGAAAACCTGACATGGCTCGGCCGCTATATCGAGCGATCGGAAGACACTGTGCGCATCCTGCGCGCCTATCACGTGCGGCTGGCCGAGGCCTCCGACCCGGACATGCCCTTGCTTGCCGATATCAGAGACCATCTTGAACCGTTCGGCATCGACGTCGCGGCGGCGATCCCGCCGGGGTTGATCGCAACGCTGGACAGCGCCGTTTACAGCGCCGGGCAGATCCGCGACCGCTTCTCGCCCGACGGCTGGCTGGCGCTGAACGATCTGTCGAAGACCATTCATCAATTTGCGACAACGGTCGCGCCGGGCGATGACGCGACGCGGGCGATGACGGTCATCCTGCGCAAGCTCGCCGGGTTTTCCGGCCTGCTGCATGAGAACATGTATCGCTTCACCGGCTGGCGCTTCCTGGAGATCGGCCGGCGGTTGGAACGCGGCATCCAGATCGCCCGCACGCTTGCCCGGCTGACCGGGGCTGCGGCGCCCGAAGGCGCGCTCGACATGATGCTGGAGATCGGCGACAGCGTGATGACCCACCGGCGCCAGTATCCGGTGCAGGCCGGCAGGCGCACGGTGATCGACCTCCTGGTGCTCGATCCGCTCAACCCGCGCTCCATCCTGTTCCAGCTCGAGCGGCTGAAGGCCGAAATCGCGCTGTTGCCGTCTATCGGCGGCGAGGGGCATATGTCGCAGGCGGCGAAAGAGATACTGCAGCTCAATACGGCAATAGCCATCAAGGAGCCCGCGGACATGACGGCGCAGGCCCTGGACGATCTCGCCAGCGAGATCGGCGGCCTCTATAACAGCCTCGCCAAGGCTTATTTCGGGTAA
- a CDS encoding transglutaminase family protein — MLYDIRLNLRYDYDAAAGGGRHQVRVLPPTISGVQRVIAASLSFAPAPSERSDFSDFFGNNVTSIAFRDAHDALDIRMSARVAVSRPEPGLDVSPDIRRLREQLEVVRSLSPDTPHHFLAASDHAGVDADITLYARNSAGGSVVGTAMDLCNRIHRDFTYDGEATTVQTRASDAFSLKRGVCQDFSHIMIAGLRGLGIPAGYVSGFLRTIPPRGKPRLEGADAMHAWVKVWCGRDTGWQEFDPTNGMRASNDHITVGHGRDYSDVAPIVGVLKTTGGQVGEQAVDVIPVVLEKA, encoded by the coding sequence ATGCTCTACGACATCAGGCTCAATCTGCGTTACGACTATGATGCTGCAGCCGGCGGCGGCCGCCATCAGGTGCGTGTGCTGCCGCCGACGATATCGGGCGTGCAGCGCGTGATCGCCGCTTCGCTGTCCTTCGCGCCGGCGCCGAGCGAACGCTCCGACTTTTCCGATTTCTTCGGCAACAATGTCACGTCGATCGCCTTTCGCGATGCTCATGATGCGCTCGACATCAGGATGAGCGCGCGCGTCGCCGTCTCGCGGCCGGAACCCGGGCTTGACGTGTCGCCCGACATTCGCCGTCTGCGGGAGCAACTCGAAGTGGTGCGGTCGCTGTCGCCTGATACGCCGCATCACTTTCTGGCCGCCAGCGACCATGCCGGCGTCGATGCTGATATCACGTTGTATGCGCGGAACAGTGCCGGCGGTTCCGTCGTCGGTACCGCCATGGACCTGTGCAACCGCATTCATCGCGATTTCACCTACGATGGCGAGGCGACCACGGTGCAGACCCGGGCGAGCGATGCTTTCAGCCTGAAGCGGGGCGTCTGCCAGGATTTTTCGCACATCATGATCGCCGGCTTGCGCGGCCTGGGTATCCCCGCCGGCTATGTCAGCGGCTTCCTGCGCACCATTCCGCCGCGCGGAAAACCGCGATTGGAAGGGGCCGACGCCATGCATGCCTGGGTCAAGGTGTGGTGCGGGCGCGACACCGGATGGCAGGAATTCGATCCGACCAACGGCATGCGGGCAAGCAACGACCACATCACCGTCGGCCACGGCCGCGACTATTCGGATGTAGCGCCGATCGTCGGCGTCCTTAAGACGACGGGCGGACAGGTCGGCGAGCAGGCTGTCGACGTCATTCCGGTCGTGCTGGAAAAGGCTTGA
- a CDS encoding DNA topoisomerase IB: MLDKSGSSSGRSAANEVAPKNGAPKNGGEASAERASLTYVTDIEPGIRRFRTGKGFSYKGPGGQGVDENTMARIKALAIPPAWTDVWISPVADGHIQATGRDQRGRKQYRYHPQWAEERDGVKYSSLVAFAESLPELRRQIDADLRRHGLPLERVVAAVVWLLDNTMIRVGNAAYARDNNSFGLTTLRDRHVDITGSSLRFAFKGKSGKEWKLKLVDRRIARIVRGAQDLPGQKLFQYLDEDGSRRPIRSDDVNRYIRENAGDDFSSKHFRTWGGTIHAASLFAQTERPESQAQQKRVMNGVIDKVAERLGNTRAICRSCYIHPQVFEAWSEGRLLSEMADVNKRKRSIAGLDDEEAVVLRWLKAQES, translated from the coding sequence ATGCTGGACAAATCCGGGTCGTCGTCTGGCCGATCGGCTGCCAACGAGGTTGCACCAAAAAACGGGGCGCCGAAGAATGGCGGAGAGGCCTCGGCCGAACGAGCCTCGCTCACCTATGTCACCGATATCGAGCCCGGTATCCGCCGTTTCAGGACCGGCAAGGGATTTTCATACAAAGGACCTGGCGGGCAGGGCGTCGACGAGAACACCATGGCCCGCATCAAGGCGCTCGCCATTCCGCCGGCGTGGACGGATGTGTGGATTTCGCCCGTTGCCGACGGTCACATCCAAGCGACCGGCCGAGACCAGCGCGGACGCAAGCAATATCGCTATCATCCGCAATGGGCCGAGGAGCGCGACGGCGTCAAATATTCGAGCCTGGTTGCCTTTGCAGAGAGCCTGCCTGAGCTGCGACGCCAGATCGACGCCGATCTGCGCCGTCACGGCCTGCCGCTGGAACGGGTTGTCGCCGCTGTGGTCTGGCTGCTCGACAACACAATGATTCGCGTCGGCAATGCCGCCTACGCCCGCGACAACAACAGCTTTGGGCTGACCACGCTGCGCGACCGTCATGTCGACATCACTGGCTCGAGCCTGCGTTTCGCTTTCAAGGGCAAGTCCGGCAAGGAATGGAAGCTGAAGCTCGTCGACCGCCGGATCGCCAGGATCGTGCGCGGGGCGCAGGATCTGCCGGGCCAGAAGCTGTTCCAGTATCTCGACGAGGATGGAAGCAGGCGACCGATCCGCTCCGACGACGTCAACCGCTACATCAGGGAGAACGCAGGGGACGATTTCAGCTCCAAGCATTTCCGAACCTGGGGCGGCACCATCCATGCTGCGTCGCTGTTTGCGCAAACCGAACGACCCGAAAGCCAGGCACAACAGAAGCGGGTGATGAACGGCGTCATCGACAAGGTGGCCGAGCGGCTGGGCAACACGCGCGCCATCTGCCGCAGCTGTTATATCCACCCACAGGTTTTCGAAGCCTGGTCCGAAGGACGGCTGCTCAGTGAAATGGCGGATGTGAACAAGCGAAAGCGATCGATAGCCGGCCTTGATGACGAAGAAGCCGTCGTTCTGAGATGGCTGAAGGCGCAGGAAAGCTGA
- a CDS encoding type II toxin-antitoxin system VapC family toxin: MADFDFGAAVRWSRFDPQKTLSRRPDEELPIVGNLVEAGQELLLDTCVYLDGLQGRTPEAVADLLDVRQVNHSTVAIQELMHTVGALKPKHPGSAEAIKQIGTMIKDMPPHRVFAPDPDVLGRAALLSGMLCRLQGYKNDSRLRALQDCVLFLQAQKLGCTVLTGNISDFDYLLQLIPTGRVLMYRPIQM, from the coding sequence TTGGCCGATTTCGACTTCGGTGCGGCCGTCAGATGGTCGCGATTTGACCCCCAGAAAACTTTAAGCCGCCGGCCCGACGAGGAGCTGCCGATCGTCGGTAACCTTGTCGAGGCGGGACAGGAATTGCTGCTGGATACCTGTGTTTACCTCGACGGTTTGCAAGGCCGAACGCCAGAAGCAGTTGCCGACCTCCTCGACGTCAGGCAGGTCAATCATTCCACCGTAGCCATCCAGGAGCTAATGCACACGGTTGGCGCCCTTAAGCCGAAGCACCCAGGCAGCGCCGAAGCTATCAAGCAGATCGGGACCATGATCAAGGATATGCCGCCGCATCGGGTTTTTGCACCAGATCCCGATGTACTGGGCCGAGCCGCACTCCTCTCAGGGATGCTGTGCCGCCTGCAAGGCTACAAGAATGATTCCAGGCTGCGGGCACTTCAGGATTGCGTGCTGTTCCTGCAGGCCCAGAAATTGGGATGTACCGTTCTAACGGGCAACATCAGCGACTTCGATTATTTGCTGCAGCTGATCCCGACAGGCCGGGTCTTGATGTATCGGCCAATCCAAATGTAG
- a CDS encoding YciI family protein → MLYAILCYASEDVVCSWSKEQDDAVMEKLLGVQEKYAQAGRLGPVARLLPTTAATTLRKVKGEAVVIDGPFAETKEQFLGFYTLECADLDEAVDFARELSEVNPSGGSYEIRPVSLFNPARIPA, encoded by the coding sequence ATGCTCTACGCAATCCTCTGCTATGCCTCCGAAGACGTCGTCTGCTCGTGGAGCAAGGAACAGGACGATGCCGTCATGGAAAAACTCCTCGGCGTGCAGGAAAAATACGCTCAGGCCGGCCGGCTTGGCCCGGTGGCGCGGCTGCTGCCGACGACCGCTGCGACAACCCTGAGAAAGGTCAAGGGCGAAGCGGTCGTCATCGATGGCCCGTTTGCCGAGACGAAGGAACAGTTCCTCGGCTTTTACACGCTCGAATGCGCCGATCTCGACGAGGCAGTCGACTTTGCGCGCGAGCTTTCCGAGGTCAACCCGAGCGGCGGCTCCTACGAAATACGGCCGGTTTCGCTCTTCAATCCCGCCAGGATTCCCGCATGA
- a CDS encoding RNA polymerase sigma factor — MTDLTWISTAISTARPQAMGALLRYFRDLDAAEEAFQDACLRALKNWPANGPPRDPAAWLIFVGRNSGIDAVRKRAKQAPLPEEHQISDLEDAETDIAERLDGAHYRDDILRLLFICCYPDLPATQQIAVALRIVSGLSVKQIARAFLVGESAMEQRITRAKARIADAGVPFETPGAVERSERLAAVAAMVYLIFNEGYSTNSGEAPARAPLCEEAIRLARLLLRLFQTEPEIMGLTALLLLQHARAPARFDENGEIVLLEDQDRSLWSRKMIDEGLALVDKALRHHKPGPYQVQAAIAALHARAERPEDTDWNEIELLYSLLEQMQPSPVVTLNRAVAVAKVRGPEAALAMIEPLEQRLAGYFHFFGLKGGLLMQLGRGEEARIAFDRAIALANTAAEAAHIRMHIDRLMKEGAVRGAQAAR; from the coding sequence ATGACCGATCTCACCTGGATCAGCACGGCGATCAGCACCGCCCGCCCACAGGCGATGGGCGCGCTGCTGCGCTACTTCCGCGACCTCGATGCGGCGGAAGAAGCTTTCCAGGACGCGTGCCTGCGAGCTCTGAAGAACTGGCCGGCAAACGGCCCGCCGCGCGATCCGGCAGCCTGGCTGATCTTCGTTGGCCGCAACAGCGGCATCGACGCGGTGCGCAAGCGTGCCAAGCAGGCGCCGCTGCCGGAAGAGCACCAGATTTCCGATCTGGAAGATGCCGAGACCGATATCGCCGAACGGCTGGACGGCGCGCACTACCGCGACGACATATTGCGGCTGCTGTTCATCTGCTGTTATCCCGACCTGCCGGCGACGCAGCAGATCGCCGTGGCGTTGCGCATCGTTTCAGGCCTGAGCGTCAAGCAGATCGCCCGCGCCTTTCTCGTCGGTGAAAGCGCTATGGAGCAGCGCATCACCCGTGCCAAGGCGCGCATCGCCGATGCCGGCGTGCCGTTCGAGACGCCCGGCGCGGTCGAGCGCTCCGAACGGCTCGCCGCGGTCGCCGCCATGGTCTACCTGATCTTCAACGAAGGCTATTCGACCAACAGCGGCGAGGCACCGGCCCGCGCGCCGCTCTGCGAAGAGGCGATCCGGCTGGCCCGGCTGCTGCTCAGGCTGTTCCAGACCGAGCCGGAGATCATGGGCCTGACGGCGCTGTTGCTGCTTCAGCATGCGCGAGCGCCGGCGCGTTTCGACGAGAACGGCGAAATCGTGCTGCTCGAAGACCAGGACCGCAGCCTGTGGAGCCGCAAGATGATCGACGAGGGGCTGGCGCTGGTCGACAAAGCGCTGCGCCACCACAAGCCCGGTCCCTACCAGGTGCAAGCGGCGATCGCCGCCCTGCATGCGCGCGCGGAACGGCCCGAGGACACGGACTGGAACGAGATCGAGCTGCTCTACAGCCTGCTCGAGCAGATGCAGCCGTCGCCGGTGGTGACGCTCAATCGCGCCGTCGCGGTCGCCAAGGTGCGCGGGCCGGAAGCCGCGCTTGCCATGATCGAGCCGTTGGAGCAAAGGCTTGCCGGCTATTTTCACTTCTTTGGCCTCAAGGGTGGCCTGCTGATGCAGCTCGGTCGTGGCGAGGAGGCGCGCATCGCCTTCGACCGCGCCATTGCGCTTGCCAACACGGCCGCCGAGGCCGCCCATATCCGCATGCATATCGACCGGCTGATGAAGGAAGGCGCCGTGCGGGGTGCGCAGGCAGCGCGCTGA
- the amaB gene encoding L-piperidine-6-carboxylate dehydrogenase produces MTIAKETAGLLAKLGVAEAALSGGDLIVRSPVTGEQIAALKTIAPAAAAETIDRAHKAFQTWRLVPAPKRGELVRLLGEELRAHKAELGRLVSIEVGKIPSEGLGEVQEMIDICDFAVGLSRQLYGLTIATERPGHRMMETWHPLGVVGVISAFNFPVAVWSWNAALALVCGDAVVWKPSEKTPLTALACEAIFKRAAERFGDAPEDLISVLIGDRAVGEILVDHPDVPLVSATGSTRMGRDVGPRLAKRFARAVLELGGNNAGIVCPTADLDMALRAIAFGAMGTAGQRCTTLRRLFVHESIYDALIPRLKKAYESVSVGNPLETSALVGPLIDKAAFDSMQNALKEAAAHGGKVTGGTRVENGHPGAYYVRPALVEMPKQVSPVTEETFAPILYVMKYSDFDAVLDEHNAVGAGLSSSIFTRDLQESERFLGVDGSDCGIANVNIGTSGAEIGGAFGGEKETGGGRESGSDAWKAYMRRATNTVNYSKALPLAQGVSFDID; encoded by the coding sequence ATGACGATTGCGAAGGAAACAGCCGGGCTGCTGGCGAAACTGGGCGTTGCCGAGGCTGCGCTTTCGGGCGGCGATCTCATCGTGCGCAGTCCGGTGACGGGTGAGCAGATCGCCGCGCTGAAGACGATCGCGCCGGCCGCTGCGGCAGAAACCATCGACAGGGCGCACAAAGCCTTCCAGACGTGGCGGCTGGTGCCGGCGCCGAAGCGCGGCGAGTTGGTGCGGCTGCTTGGCGAGGAACTGCGCGCGCATAAGGCCGAGCTTGGCCGGCTGGTGTCGATCGAGGTCGGCAAGATCCCCTCCGAAGGGCTCGGCGAAGTGCAGGAGATGATCGACATCTGCGATTTCGCCGTCGGCCTCTCCCGGCAATTGTACGGCCTGACCATCGCCACCGAGCGGCCCGGCCATCGCATGATGGAAACCTGGCACCCGCTGGGTGTCGTCGGGGTGATTTCGGCCTTCAACTTCCCGGTCGCGGTGTGGTCGTGGAACGCCGCGCTGGCGCTGGTTTGCGGCGACGCGGTGGTGTGGAAGCCGTCGGAAAAGACACCGCTGACGGCGCTCGCCTGCGAGGCGATCTTCAAGCGTGCGGCAGAACGTTTCGGCGATGCTCCGGAAGACTTGATTTCGGTGCTGATCGGCGATCGCGCCGTCGGCGAAATCCTGGTCGATCATCCTGATGTGCCGCTGGTTTCGGCCACCGGCTCGACCCGCATGGGCAGGGATGTCGGTCCGCGGCTGGCGAAGCGCTTTGCCCGCGCCGTGCTGGAGCTCGGCGGCAACAATGCCGGCATCGTGTGCCCGACGGCCGATCTCGACATGGCCCTGCGCGCCATCGCCTTCGGCGCCATGGGCACGGCCGGCCAGCGCTGCACGACGCTGCGGCGCCTGTTCGTGCATGAGAGCATCTATGATGCCCTGATTCCACGCCTGAAGAAGGCCTATGAAAGCGTCTCGGTCGGCAATCCGCTGGAGACATCAGCGCTGGTCGGGCCGTTGATCGACAAGGCAGCCTTCGACAGCATGCAGAATGCGTTGAAGGAAGCCGCCGCTCACGGCGGCAAGGTGACCGGCGGCACGCGGGTCGAGAATGGCCATCCCGGCGCCTATTACGTTCGTCCGGCGCTGGTCGAGATGCCCAAGCAGGTCTCGCCGGTGACGGAAGAGACCTTCGCGCCGATCCTCTACGTGATGAAATACTCGGACTTCGACGCCGTGCTCGACGAGCACAATGCAGTCGGAGCGGGGCTGTCGTCATCGATCTTCACCCGCGACCTGCAGGAATCCGAGCGCTTCCTCGGCGTCGACGGGTCCGACTGCGGTATCGCCAACGTCAACATAGGCACATCGGGGGCCGAGATCGGCGGCGCCTTCGGCGGCGAGAAGGAGACCGGCGGCGGCCGCGAGTCGGGTTCCGATGCCTGGAAGGCTTACATGCGGCGCGCCACCAACACGGTGAACTATTCCAAGGCGCTGCCGCTCGCCCAAGGCGTGTCTTTCGACATCGATTGA
- a CDS encoding AI-2E family transporter — protein sequence MPDLKQMPDMKQMRLLGIVTATAIGLYVCYLLALPFLPALTWAVVLAIILYPAHRQVEERLRNKNLAALISVSVAAVAVGLPLIFVAQQLVRETVNGATYMEEVIRGWNTDAFMSGYPRLSAVAQWIENQIDPAGTVAAFVQWLTAQSTSLLRGSINQAVMFVLTFYLLFYFLRDRESALRGIERLSPLRTAETAYTLSRLAETVHAILIGTVLVAAVQGTLGGLIFWWLGLPTPVFWGLAMGLLAIVPVLGAFLIWVPAAIYLALEGAWASAAILTVWGGVVVAGIDNLLYPILVGNRLRLHTVVAFVGAVGGIVLFGASGLVLGPAVIAVTVSLIDILKQRLSDQPEAALTPKRDTKPSRQSRAAPGRE from the coding sequence ATGCCCGACCTGAAACAGATGCCCGATATGAAGCAAATGAGATTGCTCGGCATCGTGACCGCGACGGCGATCGGCCTCTATGTCTGCTATCTCCTGGCATTGCCTTTTTTGCCCGCACTGACCTGGGCGGTGGTGTTGGCAATCATTCTGTATCCGGCTCATCGACAGGTCGAGGAAAGGCTCAGGAACAAAAACCTGGCTGCACTGATATCGGTGAGCGTCGCGGCGGTGGCGGTCGGCCTGCCGCTCATCTTCGTGGCCCAGCAGCTTGTTCGCGAGACGGTAAACGGCGCCACCTATATGGAGGAGGTTATCCGGGGCTGGAACACAGATGCCTTCATGTCGGGCTATCCCAGGCTTTCGGCGGTTGCCCAGTGGATCGAGAACCAAATCGATCCGGCCGGCACGGTCGCCGCATTCGTTCAATGGCTGACGGCACAAAGCACATCGCTGTTGCGCGGCTCGATCAATCAGGCCGTGATGTTCGTGCTGACATTCTATCTGCTGTTCTATTTTCTGCGGGATCGTGAATCCGCCCTGCGCGGGATCGAGCGTCTTTCGCCCCTGCGTACCGCGGAGACGGCATACACGCTGTCCCGCCTTGCCGAGACGGTACATGCGATCCTGATAGGCACGGTGCTTGTCGCCGCTGTGCAGGGGACGCTGGGCGGCCTGATTTTCTGGTGGCTCGGCCTGCCCACTCCGGTGTTCTGGGGCCTGGCAATGGGACTTCTTGCCATCGTGCCGGTGCTCGGCGCATTCCTGATCTGGGTGCCGGCAGCGATCTATCTCGCGCTGGAGGGGGCTTGGGCGAGCGCGGCGATCCTGACCGTCTGGGGCGGCGTGGTTGTCGCCGGCATCGACAATCTGCTCTATCCGATACTTGTCGGGAACCGGCTGCGGCTCCACACAGTGGTGGCCTTTGTCGGTGCTGTCGGTGGCATCGTCCTGTTCGGAGCATCCGGTCTCGTCCTCGGCCCGGCGGTGATTGCGGTCACCGTCAGCCTCATTGACATCCTCAAGCAACGACTGAGCGACCAGCCCGAGGCGGCACTGACGCCAAAGCGCGACACAAAGCCATCACGTCAGTCGAGAGCCGCGCCTGGTCGTGAATAA
- a CDS encoding sulfite exporter TauE/SafE family protein, which translates to MQEFLLFVVVGFLAQAVDGALGMAYGVICSTTLLGFGVSPAHASASVHAAELFTTAASGSAHLYHRNIDWKLFWRLMPFGVLGGVLGAYVLTSFEGAIMKPYVTTYLALVGAWLLFRSFRRIPSKPVPAAAVPPLGLGGGFLDAAGGGGWGPIVTTGLLGFGGTPRYVIGTVNATEFLTTLSVSLTFLFALLTGHWAEAGALAENLIAVAGLVLGGVIAAPMAGFMVKSIAEKTLLRLVGILIILLAGWQTAQLFELV; encoded by the coding sequence ATGCAGGAATTCCTTCTTTTTGTGGTCGTCGGGTTTTTAGCTCAGGCTGTGGACGGCGCTCTCGGCATGGCCTACGGCGTGATTTGCTCGACAACACTGCTGGGGTTCGGCGTGTCTCCTGCGCACGCTTCGGCTTCAGTTCACGCAGCTGAGCTATTTACCACGGCGGCCTCGGGTTCGGCTCACCTCTATCACCGCAATATCGACTGGAAGCTTTTCTGGCGGCTGATGCCGTTTGGCGTGCTCGGCGGCGTTCTCGGCGCTTATGTGCTCACCTCGTTTGAGGGGGCCATCATGAAGCCTTATGTGACCACATATCTTGCGCTCGTCGGTGCTTGGCTCCTGTTCCGTTCCTTCCGACGGATCCCAAGCAAGCCGGTCCCTGCAGCCGCGGTACCTCCGCTTGGACTTGGTGGTGGATTTCTCGATGCCGCAGGGGGTGGCGGATGGGGACCCATCGTGACGACGGGCCTTCTCGGTTTTGGCGGGACGCCCCGCTACGTGATTGGTACGGTCAATGCCACCGAGTTCCTTACCACCTTGTCGGTGTCTCTGACCTTCCTGTTTGCGTTGTTGACGGGCCATTGGGCGGAGGCAGGAGCGCTGGCAGAAAATCTGATCGCCGTTGCCGGCTTGGTCCTTGGCGGGGTGATCGCGGCGCCGATGGCCGGATTTATGGTGAAGTCGATCGCAGAAAAGACGCTTCTCAGGCTCGTTGGCATTCTCATCATACTGCTGGCGGGCTGGCAAACCGCGCAACTCTTCGAACTGGTATGA
- a CDS encoding superoxide dismutase family protein has translation MRKLVATTGLALAVAMPAAAQDAATAKAEFVNLAGEKNGTATLTETAQGVLIELEVTGLPAGELVAFHVHETGKCDHQTGHDSAGGHFNPTNAEHGYLTGKGPHAGDMPNQRVGADGVLRVQVFNSMVKLDGGETAIRGKALMIHGGQDDYKSQPAGDAGKRQACAVIE, from the coding sequence ATGAGAAAATTGGTTGCAACAACAGGGTTGGCGCTGGCGGTCGCGATGCCTGCGGCGGCTCAGGACGCCGCGACGGCGAAAGCCGAATTCGTCAACTTGGCTGGCGAGAAGAATGGAACGGCCACGCTGACCGAGACGGCGCAGGGTGTGCTGATTGAGTTGGAGGTGACGGGACTGCCGGCGGGCGAATTGGTTGCGTTCCATGTCCATGAGACCGGAAAGTGCGATCATCAGACCGGCCATGACTCGGCCGGTGGACACTTCAATCCGACGAACGCCGAACATGGATATCTCACCGGGAAAGGCCCGCACGCGGGCGATATGCCAAATCAGCGGGTCGGCGCCGACGGCGTTTTGCGTGTCCAGGTTTTCAACAGCATGGTCAAGCTGGATGGCGGAGAAACGGCGATACGAGGCAAGGCATTGATGATCCACGGTGGGCAGGACGACTACAAAAGTCAGCCTGCCGGTGATGCCGGAAAACGTCAGGCCTGTGCCGTGATCGAGTGA